Proteins from a genomic interval of Kiritimatiellia bacterium:
- the ettA gene encoding energy-dependent translational throttle protein EttA yields MAGEYVFTLQRLTKQYNKQNVLDDVTLAFFFGAKIGVIGGNGAGKSTLLRILAGIDKDYLGEVQTAKNIKVGYLPQEPLLDPSKDVMGNVQDGVDEARKILQRYDEVCEKLAEDLGAEDRAKLENEMDRLQSLIDSHDLWNLDHQIEMAMEALRLPPPDAKIAEISGGERRRVALCRLLLSNPDVLLLDEPTNHLDAESVAWLEEYLKKFPGTLIVVTHDRYFLTNVAEWILELEGGRAYPYKGNYASWLEQKQAQQEREAKAAQSRRKLLERELAWVRMNPGARRARNKARLQRYEELAAQPIDTREDSLQIQIPSGERLGDLVVRAENLTKAYGDRLLMENVNFDLPRGGIVGVIGGNGAGKTTLFKMIVGQEKPTSGRLIVGPTVRIAYVDQFRDSLDPNKTVFEEITGGRDVLDLGGKSMNSRAYCARFNFRGADQQKKVGQLSGGERNRLHLAKLLRTGGNLLLLDEPTNDLDVDTLRSLEEALLNFGGCAVVISHDRWFLDRIATHILAFEGDSKVTWFEGNYEAYHEHRRRLLGDAADRPTRMRFKPIRPT; encoded by the coding sequence ATGGCCGGAGAATATGTATTCACGCTCCAGCGGCTTACGAAGCAATACAACAAGCAAAATGTCCTGGATGATGTGACTCTCGCCTTTTTTTTCGGCGCCAAAATCGGCGTCATCGGCGGGAACGGGGCGGGCAAGTCGACGCTTCTTCGGATCCTGGCCGGAATTGACAAAGACTACCTAGGCGAGGTGCAGACAGCGAAAAACATCAAGGTTGGCTATCTGCCGCAAGAACCCCTGCTGGACCCGTCCAAGGATGTGATGGGCAACGTGCAGGATGGCGTCGACGAGGCGCGGAAAATTCTCCAGCGATATGACGAGGTCTGCGAAAAGCTGGCGGAGGACCTTGGCGCGGAGGACCGAGCGAAACTCGAAAACGAAATGGACCGTCTCCAAAGCCTGATCGACTCCCACGATCTGTGGAACCTCGACCACCAAATTGAGATGGCCATGGAAGCGCTCCGCCTGCCTCCGCCAGACGCGAAGATCGCGGAAATTTCAGGCGGCGAGCGACGCCGCGTGGCACTCTGCCGACTCTTGCTGTCGAACCCGGATGTGCTTCTGCTCGACGAGCCGACCAACCATCTCGACGCGGAGTCCGTCGCGTGGCTGGAGGAATACCTCAAAAAATTTCCCGGCACGTTGATCGTCGTCACACACGACCGGTACTTCCTGACGAATGTCGCGGAATGGATTCTTGAGTTGGAAGGCGGACGGGCATATCCCTACAAGGGCAATTACGCCTCGTGGTTGGAACAAAAACAGGCCCAACAGGAGCGCGAGGCAAAAGCCGCGCAAAGTCGCCGCAAACTCCTAGAGCGCGAGTTAGCCTGGGTCCGCATGAATCCGGGGGCGCGGCGCGCCCGAAACAAGGCGCGACTCCAACGATATGAAGAGCTTGCGGCGCAACCCATTGATACCCGCGAGGATTCGCTGCAAATCCAGATCCCCTCCGGAGAACGGCTGGGCGATCTCGTAGTCCGGGCGGAAAACCTAACCAAGGCGTATGGCGACCGGCTGCTGATGGAAAATGTCAATTTCGACCTGCCCCGCGGTGGCATCGTCGGCGTTATCGGCGGCAACGGTGCCGGGAAAACGACCCTGTTCAAAATGATCGTGGGCCAGGAAAAACCAACTTCAGGGCGTCTGATCGTTGGCCCGACCGTGCGAATCGCCTACGTCGACCAATTTCGGGATTCCCTCGACCCCAACAAAACCGTGTTCGAGGAGATCACCGGCGGACGAGATGTGCTGGACCTTGGTGGAAAATCCATGAACAGCCGGGCCTACTGTGCGCGCTTCAATTTCCGAGGCGCCGACCAACAGAAAAAAGTTGGCCAGCTTTCCGGCGGCGAACGCAACCGCTTGCATCTCGCAAAACTACTGCGCACCGGCGGAAATCTGTTGCTGCTCGATGAGCCGACCAACGATCTCGATGTAGACACGCTGCGGTCGCTTGAGGAGGCTTTGTTGAATTTCGGAGGCTGCGCCGTCGTTATCAGCCACGACCGCTGGTTTCTGGACAGGATCGCCACACACATTCTCGCCTTTGAAGGCGACAGCAAAGTGACCTGGTTCGAAGGCAACTACGAAGCCTATCACGAACACCGACGCCGGCTGTTGGGCGACGCGGCCGACCGCCCGACCCGCATGCGCTTCAAACCCATCCGGCCCACTTGA
- a CDS encoding D-alanyl-D-alanine carboxypeptidase: protein MYRESHGDSNNSGSIGHLFLLDLAEQQFNGTAMKFIACTLGIWIAGLPILAAAKLESVARDPWRGAIVVNAADGSVLFEDNADAVGYPASVLKLMTLLLIVEQVDAGLLRLGDRVRVSAEASRMGGSQVYLKEGEVFTIDELLDALMIQSANDAAVALAQHVAGSREAFVRRMNERAAQLGMTRTVFVSEHGLPPSEGQMPDTTTARDLAKLGIELSKHPLVFRYTSIRERGFRNDSFIMRNHNKLLGEVEGVDGFKTGYFRAAGYSILATAKRNNVRIIAAVLGSENRLVRDQKARELLALGFSKVPKPAPLPSSTPLISASGIPTLHESSIPGSGVHSRITGTSSESLSGGSTHSPRLPPDPSQEVADETLPQDVFGRPILWAATLGAGALILGAAFTRIRRKK, encoded by the coding sequence GTGTACCGCGAATCTCATGGGGATTCCAACAATAGCGGGAGCATCGGGCACTTGTTCCTGCTTGACCTCGCGGAGCAGCAGTTCAACGGTACCGCCATGAAATTCATCGCATGTACCCTCGGGATCTGGATAGCCGGGTTGCCGATTCTGGCCGCAGCGAAACTCGAGTCGGTCGCAAGGGACCCGTGGCGGGGGGCGATCGTCGTCAACGCCGCAGACGGATCGGTCCTTTTCGAAGACAATGCGGACGCCGTTGGCTATCCGGCCAGCGTGTTGAAGCTGATGACTCTCCTGCTCATCGTGGAACAGGTCGACGCCGGCCTGCTGCGCCTAGGCGATCGCGTGCGGGTAAGCGCAGAGGCGTCACGTATGGGCGGATCCCAGGTGTATCTGAAGGAAGGAGAAGTTTTTACGATCGACGAGCTCCTCGACGCCCTGATGATTCAATCTGCGAATGACGCCGCCGTCGCCCTCGCCCAACATGTGGCCGGCAGCCGAGAGGCGTTCGTTCGTAGGATGAACGAGCGCGCAGCTCAATTGGGAATGACCCGGACGGTATTCGTCAGCGAACACGGCCTGCCGCCCTCCGAGGGACAGATGCCCGATACGACTACTGCCCGCGATCTCGCGAAGCTCGGTATCGAGCTGTCCAAACATCCCCTCGTGTTTCGATATACGTCGATCCGCGAACGCGGCTTCCGCAACGACTCCTTCATCATGCGCAATCACAATAAATTGCTCGGCGAGGTCGAAGGGGTTGACGGCTTTAAGACTGGATACTTTCGTGCGGCGGGGTATTCGATCCTCGCCACCGCAAAGCGAAATAATGTCCGCATTATTGCGGCAGTCCTTGGCAGCGAAAACCGCCTGGTGCGGGACCAAAAAGCGCGCGAACTGCTGGCGCTCGGATTTAGCAAAGTTCCGAAGCCAGCACCACTCCCGTCCTCCACTCCGTTGATTTCCGCGTCCGGTATACCCACTTTGCATGAATCGTCGATTCCAGGATCCGGCGTGCATTCTCGAATCACTGGAACCTCTTCGGAATCGTTGTCCGGCGGATCGACCCATTCGCCTCGCTTGCCGCCGGATCCGTCCCAAGAGGTGGCAGATGAAACGCTACCGCAGGATGTCTTCGGCCGCCCCATTCTTTGGGCGGCCACATTGGGTGCAGGCGCTCTGATACTGGGTGCCGCGTTCACGCGGATCCGCCGAAAAAAGTGA
- a CDS encoding CHAD domain-containing protein: MPSRPANREQTPGIEELCAEFQNENPHTEFVASLALEIFDAVRSALNLRKSDRLLLEAASKLHDIAYSQDPANHPQAAAELILSRGLRGFTARQQTEIAAIISLHGKLPDDGQLPRALGNLAQPERIFKLAAILRIADALDSGHLQESRIKSISLDNGLFRIQVATPAGAAGIERAMAKSDLWQRVFPLGVLFEAVPRKCKPEPQPDQPAGEALRRLMLRQFRVLRTSARRAAREDDEETLHDLRIAARSLRRILEAFDRPLRDTSAKEVESLLRDFTKALGPARDIDVWLAILQKPKIRPLIESAPDFLAAQEKLRAGSRADLRAYLQGPDVQNLMARFGYLLRIELVHAGGRLNRKFGPLARRAVRDAWRAALAKKRWAKSQSPEKLHRLRIRLRKLRLLTSLVEAALGSRASFLIETVRPIERNLGRIHDLDLALARASEAEAPPELVAALAKRRRKEYKRFREAWDAFLDRKIQRNCRAAWK; the protein is encoded by the coding sequence ATGCCCTCTCGTCCAGCCAACCGCGAGCAGACGCCCGGCATCGAAGAATTATGCGCGGAGTTCCAGAATGAGAATCCGCACACGGAATTCGTGGCGTCGCTCGCGCTTGAAATCTTCGATGCGGTCCGATCAGCGCTCAATCTGAGAAAGTCGGACCGTTTGCTGCTTGAGGCGGCGTCGAAGTTGCACGACATCGCGTATTCCCAGGACCCAGCGAACCATCCGCAGGCCGCCGCCGAATTGATTCTTTCCAGAGGCCTCCGCGGCTTCACAGCGCGCCAGCAAACGGAAATCGCCGCGATCATCAGCCTCCATGGAAAGTTGCCCGACGATGGTCAGCTCCCGCGGGCCCTCGGGAATCTGGCGCAACCGGAACGGATATTCAAACTGGCCGCCATTTTGCGAATAGCTGACGCCCTCGACAGCGGCCATTTGCAGGAAAGCCGAATCAAATCCATTTCGCTCGATAATGGTCTGTTTCGCATCCAGGTCGCTACGCCCGCCGGCGCCGCCGGCATCGAGCGGGCCATGGCGAAATCCGATCTCTGGCAACGCGTCTTCCCACTCGGCGTCCTTTTCGAAGCCGTCCCGCGAAAATGCAAACCGGAGCCGCAACCCGATCAGCCGGCAGGCGAGGCGCTCCGCCGGTTGATGTTGCGCCAGTTCAGAGTCCTGCGAACCTCCGCGCGGCGCGCTGCGCGAGAGGACGACGAGGAGACGCTTCACGACCTGCGCATTGCGGCGCGAAGCCTGCGGCGTATCCTCGAGGCCTTTGATCGGCCCCTGCGCGACACGTCCGCGAAGGAGGTCGAATCGCTCCTTCGCGATTTTACCAAGGCGCTGGGTCCGGCGCGTGACATCGACGTTTGGCTCGCGATTCTTCAGAAGCCGAAAATCAGGCCGCTCATCGAGTCAGCCCCTGATTTTCTCGCCGCTCAGGAGAAGCTGCGGGCCGGCTCTCGCGCCGATCTACGCGCCTATCTGCAGGGTCCCGATGTCCAAAACCTCATGGCGCGATTTGGCTATCTGCTACGGATCGAGCTTGTTCACGCCGGAGGGCGCCTCAATCGCAAATTTGGACCCCTTGCCCGACGTGCGGTGCGAGATGCCTGGCGGGCAGCCCTCGCGAAAAAACGTTGGGCGAAAAGCCAGAGCCCGGAGAAACTACATCGGCTCCGCATCCGCCTGCGCAAACTCCGCCTGCTCACATCCCTTGTAGAGGCCGCGTTGGGAAGCCGCGCGAGCTTTCTCATCGAGACAGTGCGCCCCATCGAACGAAACTTGGGCCGTATCCACGACCTTGACCTCGCGCTCGCCCGCGCGAGCGAGGCCGAAGCCCCCCCAGAGCTGGTGGCCGCACTTGCGAAGAGGCGGCGCAAGGAATACAAAAGATTCCGCGAGGCCTGGGACGCGTTCCTGGACCGAAAAATCCAAAGAAACTGCCGAGCCGCCTGGAAATAA
- a CDS encoding SNF2 family helicase, translating to MRFAVHVANRALTGGRVCVVSYVSKPVEERRQGITVGIPFTQKMLLDWAGASIFRDAQMMYERGAVQEAIFEAPLIRGVISFGNRTIHTRARVLSDGTCENLCPCRDSTERGIICAHVIAVGLALVRRHADPERERKYVEEQRRAARLAQIDESAFLKRTTTPQSGTVPARVILALASGWQRAIGEILAGQPSRIPLMCWLEIKQSRQPIDQVPRTSTYFLSKKDESILFVLEDACGGPVGSRIALSAADFINVLNLHVGKPLLEEGEDRKITVNGAPMQSLVKLALDDATGELILDLQTPLPFAENGQRPLYVLAGNAGWVYAHGHFWPLATFLPSPMRAAYLGPVRIPRESIPRFLQHECPALAKGIPLQTEITLDMFTLEPATPVFRLVVKGSPASLAACLRAEYNGISLVAGKTEAGGHFAIPDPEDIFRFYVRNLPAENAALTRAAEVGFRGPVGDKLEPLVGCRQVLNFLGRDLPALRRAGWKVDIEGPIREFAENTPHVTPVVHVREHGAPGWFEIDFEFDDGAGGSITPADVQRALLKGESFIERNGRMILLDTGAVTAMNEVFADCAAGEGTRPGSFRLPSIYASYVKSSLDALDGVDVEAAPSWMAAARRQNRELKVEPVQLPEPLEAILRPYQREGVAWLRFLELNGFAGILADEMGLGKTLQTLAWLSLPRSNPDAVGKPSLIVCPTSLVENWLEEARRFTPGLRVLPLAGSRRHEKWSELAAYDVLVTSYALLRRDIEQYLDYKFACLILDEAQHIKNRSTQNAIAAKRLRAAHRLVLTGTPIENSVSDLWSIMDFLMPGYLGSHERFVATYEQPIARGDREGEAAQARLRRKLHPFLLRRLKREVATDLPPKIEKIALCSLSPDQQTVYKELLDASRRKVFDLVMKQGFQRSRMEILKTLLRLRQVCCHLDLLNLPGLNPKMPSAKLDLFFELLDEVLDGGHRALVFSQFTSMLAILRRELDARGIRYCYLDGATQERLKEVHAFNTDRSIPLFLISLKAGGTGLNLTGADTVIHYDPWWNPAVEDQATDRAYRIGQKRTVYKLKLITKSTVEEKVLELQRRKKAVIDATLESDEQVIGALTWEDVQELLSL from the coding sequence ATGAGATTCGCGGTACACGTCGCAAATCGTGCTTTGACCGGCGGACGGGTTTGTGTAGTCTCGTATGTCTCGAAACCTGTGGAGGAACGTCGGCAGGGGATTACGGTGGGCATACCTTTCACCCAAAAAATGCTCCTGGATTGGGCGGGCGCCTCCATTTTTCGGGACGCCCAGATGATGTATGAGCGCGGAGCCGTTCAAGAGGCGATCTTCGAGGCGCCTCTGATTCGCGGCGTCATTTCATTTGGAAACCGAACCATACACACTCGCGCGCGGGTTCTGTCCGACGGCACCTGCGAAAATCTTTGCCCCTGCCGCGACAGTACGGAGCGCGGAATCATCTGCGCCCATGTCATTGCGGTCGGCCTCGCGCTGGTCCGACGGCATGCGGATCCGGAGCGGGAGCGAAAATATGTCGAGGAACAGCGGCGGGCCGCCCGCCTCGCACAAATCGATGAGTCCGCGTTTCTCAAGCGCACAACAACTCCCCAGTCCGGGACCGTTCCGGCTCGCGTCATCCTGGCTCTCGCATCAGGTTGGCAGCGAGCCATCGGTGAAATTCTGGCCGGCCAACCTTCGCGGATCCCGTTGATGTGCTGGTTAGAGATCAAACAGAGCCGGCAGCCCATCGACCAAGTGCCGCGCACGAGCACCTATTTTCTCTCAAAGAAGGACGAGTCGATTCTCTTTGTCCTCGAAGACGCTTGCGGAGGACCCGTCGGCAGTCGGATCGCGCTCTCCGCGGCTGATTTTATCAATGTGCTCAATTTGCATGTCGGCAAACCGCTGCTGGAAGAGGGGGAGGACCGGAAGATCACCGTCAACGGCGCGCCCATGCAATCGCTGGTCAAATTGGCTCTCGATGATGCCACGGGCGAGCTTATTCTCGATCTGCAGACGCCATTGCCTTTTGCCGAAAACGGGCAGCGTCCGCTCTATGTCCTCGCGGGAAACGCCGGATGGGTCTACGCTCACGGCCATTTCTGGCCCCTCGCCACCTTCCTCCCGTCGCCCATGCGGGCCGCCTATCTTGGACCTGTTCGCATCCCTCGGGAGTCGATTCCGCGCTTTCTCCAGCATGAATGTCCGGCGCTTGCCAAAGGCATTCCGCTTCAGACCGAGATCACCCTTGACATGTTCACGCTTGAGCCGGCAACACCGGTTTTCCGCCTAGTGGTGAAGGGCAGTCCTGCGTCGCTTGCAGCATGCCTGCGTGCGGAATACAACGGGATCTCCCTCGTTGCCGGCAAGACAGAGGCTGGCGGCCACTTTGCCATTCCCGACCCTGAGGATATTTTCCGGTTTTACGTCCGAAATCTTCCGGCTGAGAACGCGGCGCTGACCCGCGCCGCCGAGGTGGGTTTCAGGGGCCCCGTAGGCGACAAATTGGAGCCGCTGGTCGGTTGCCGGCAGGTGCTGAACTTTTTGGGCCGCGATCTGCCCGCCCTTCGACGTGCTGGATGGAAGGTCGATATCGAGGGCCCCATTCGTGAATTTGCGGAAAATACACCGCATGTCACTCCCGTGGTTCACGTTCGCGAACATGGGGCGCCTGGATGGTTTGAAATTGATTTCGAATTCGACGACGGGGCTGGAGGATCCATCACGCCGGCCGATGTGCAACGCGCGCTGCTGAAGGGCGAATCGTTCATCGAGCGGAATGGCCGCATGATTCTTCTCGACACAGGGGCCGTCACGGCCATGAACGAGGTCTTCGCAGACTGCGCAGCGGGAGAGGGAACGCGGCCCGGCAGTTTTCGCCTGCCTTCGATTTACGCCTCCTACGTCAAATCTTCGCTCGACGCGTTGGACGGAGTCGATGTCGAGGCAGCCCCGTCTTGGATGGCTGCAGCGCGCCGACAAAACCGCGAACTCAAAGTGGAGCCGGTGCAACTGCCCGAGCCCCTCGAGGCCATCCTGCGACCCTATCAACGCGAAGGCGTCGCCTGGCTGCGCTTCCTCGAACTCAATGGGTTTGCGGGGATCCTCGCGGATGAAATGGGACTGGGCAAAACCCTGCAAACGCTGGCCTGGCTTTCTCTTCCACGTTCAAATCCGGATGCGGTCGGCAAGCCGTCGTTGATCGTTTGCCCCACCAGCCTGGTCGAAAACTGGCTCGAGGAGGCGCGCCGCTTCACGCCCGGGCTCCGGGTCCTGCCCCTCGCCGGCAGTCGGCGCCATGAAAAATGGTCCGAGCTGGCGGCATACGACGTCCTCGTCACCTCCTACGCGTTGCTGCGCCGCGACATTGAGCAGTATTTGGACTATAAGTTCGCCTGTCTCATTCTCGACGAGGCGCAGCACATCAAGAATCGGTCCACGCAAAACGCGATCGCGGCGAAACGTCTCCGCGCCGCCCACCGCCTTGTCCTGACGGGCACCCCGATTGAAAACAGCGTGTCCGACCTGTGGTCGATCATGGACTTCCTGATGCCCGGCTACCTTGGATCGCATGAGCGTTTTGTGGCGACCTATGAGCAGCCCATAGCCCGCGGCGACCGCGAAGGAGAGGCTGCGCAGGCGCGGCTCCGTCGCAAATTGCATCCCTTCTTGTTGCGCCGGCTCAAGCGGGAGGTCGCGACCGATCTGCCCCCGAAGATCGAAAAGATCGCCCTTTGCAGTCTCTCGCCGGACCAGCAAACCGTCTACAAGGAATTGCTCGACGCCTCGCGGCGCAAGGTGTTCGACCTCGTCATGAAACAGGGATTCCAACGCTCGAGGATGGAAATTCTCAAGACACTGCTCCGCCTCCGACAGGTTTGTTGCCATCTGGATCTCCTGAATCTGCCGGGCCTGAACCCGAAGATGCCCTCTGCAAAACTCGACCTGTTCTTCGAGCTGCTCGACGAGGTGCTGGACGGCGGTCATCGCGCCCTCGTGTTTAGCCAGTTCACCTCGATGCTTGCGATCCTGCGCCGCGAACTCGATGCCCGGGGCATCCGCTACTGCTACCTGGATGGCGCGACCCAGGAACGCCTCAAAGAGGTCCACGCCTTTAATACCGACCGGAGCATTCCCCTTTTCCTGATCAGCCTTAAGGCAGGCGGAACCGGGCTCAACCTCACCGGCGCCGACACGGTGATTCACTATGACCCCTGGTGGAATCCTGCCGTTGAAGATCAGGCGACCGATCGCGCGTATCGAATCGGACAGAAGCGCACGGTCTACAAGCTGAAATTGATCACTAAATCGACCGTCGAAGAAAAGGTGCTGGAACTACAGCGCCGCAAAAAGGCCGTTATCGATGCCACCCTCGAGTCTGATGAACAGGTCATCGGCGCCCTGACGTGGGAAGACGTTCAGGAACTACTCAGCCTTTAG
- a CDS encoding serine/threonine protein kinase, giving the protein MAIMTDPAQNPQAPPVPGAPGVGFRIGDYVILDTLGHGSMANVFLARDSTGHEVALKVFQEGPGVSPTMLERFKREAEASKKLRRHPNIMKVYATGQDGIYHYIVMEPIRNSRTLESLMESSSLSVDEILTIGVKIARALHYAHTRNIVHRDVKPSNIMIDEFGEPLLTDFGVAELVDWPSCTITGALTGTPLYMSPEQARADQAGPRSDIYSLGVVLYEALTGMLPYSPQHSSPVKQVLEAVKNEPPKRIRHYRKDISPEVEAVIMKALEKQESRRYHDAESFAADLERARTGRRVSARLSTCFDRLLTLARKYDQFFAAAAVMLAMAAGGGLYVRQKLLDAQFEKLISMAHLRNMMLKGAAEPPASLEQSAAWNEIRIARRDLSAGRWAAARDSYRAAVELARSIGDERTASIARLEMARAETMLGQADLALAAYRDILAQPDASSAISDLAQMEAVTLALVQDTRAEAARLVAIKPLPPEGALRDILRCLSGEISTQQLLDRLPFLPSRLHNDVHLAIALRHRVDGNEAGYVSHLRRAVQSASPSWEWPSPLARALLEQRN; this is encoded by the coding sequence ATGGCTATCATGACAGATCCGGCCCAAAATCCGCAGGCGCCGCCGGTGCCGGGCGCGCCGGGTGTCGGGTTTCGGATTGGTGATTATGTGATCCTGGACACGCTCGGACACGGGTCCATGGCCAATGTTTTTCTGGCGCGTGATTCCACGGGCCACGAGGTTGCGCTCAAAGTTTTTCAGGAGGGACCGGGCGTTTCTCCGACCATGCTCGAGCGCTTCAAACGTGAGGCCGAAGCGTCGAAAAAGCTTCGCCGTCACCCCAACATTATGAAGGTCTATGCCACGGGGCAGGACGGCATTTACCACTACATCGTGATGGAACCCATCCGCAATAGCCGAACACTCGAATCATTGATGGAGTCCTCCTCGCTGTCGGTCGACGAAATTCTGACCATCGGGGTGAAAATTGCGCGCGCCCTGCACTACGCGCATACGCGCAACATCGTTCACAGGGACGTGAAGCCGTCGAATATCATGATTGATGAGTTTGGCGAGCCGCTCTTGACGGACTTCGGCGTGGCGGAGCTGGTGGACTGGCCGTCCTGCACGATCACGGGCGCGCTCACCGGCACGCCGCTCTACATGTCGCCCGAGCAGGCGCGAGCCGATCAGGCCGGGCCGCGCAGTGACATTTATTCGTTGGGAGTGGTCCTTTACGAGGCCCTCACGGGCATGCTCCCGTATTCCCCGCAGCACTCGTCACCCGTCAAGCAGGTCTTGGAGGCGGTCAAAAACGAGCCGCCGAAAAGAATTCGCCACTACCGCAAGGACATCTCGCCCGAGGTCGAGGCGGTCATCATGAAAGCTCTCGAGAAACAGGAGAGCCGCCGCTATCACGACGCCGAATCATTTGCTGCGGACCTTGAACGCGCGCGAACAGGCCGCCGGGTGTCGGCGCGGTTGTCGACTTGCTTCGACCGACTCCTGACGCTCGCAAGGAAATATGACCAGTTTTTTGCCGCTGCCGCCGTGATGTTGGCGATGGCCGCAGGGGGCGGACTGTATGTTCGGCAGAAGCTGCTCGACGCCCAGTTCGAAAAATTGATCAGCATGGCGCACCTGCGGAACATGATGTTGAAGGGCGCCGCCGAGCCTCCTGCCTCGCTTGAGCAATCCGCTGCATGGAACGAAATCCGGATCGCGCGCCGCGACCTGAGCGCCGGACGCTGGGCCGCGGCCCGGGACTCGTATCGGGCGGCGGTCGAGCTGGCGCGCTCGATCGGCGACGAACGCACGGCGTCGATCGCGCGGCTAGAAATGGCTCGGGCAGAAACCATGCTTGGGCAGGCGGATTTGGCGCTTGCCGCCTACCGCGACATCCTCGCGCAACCGGACGCCTCGTCTGCGATTTCCGACCTGGCCCAGATGGAGGCGGTCACCTTGGCTCTGGTGCAGGACACTCGGGCGGAAGCGGCAAGGCTCGTCGCTATTAAACCCTTGCCGCCCGAAGGCGCGCTTCGGGACATTCTGCGTTGTCTTTCAGGTGAAATTTCAACGCAACAGCTTCTTGATCGATTGCCCTTCCTACCGTCCCGCCTACACAACGATGTTCATTTGGCCATTGCGCTCCGCCACCGCGTAGATGGCAACGAAGCGGGCTATGTTTCGCATCTGCGCCGCGCGGTGCAGAGCGCATCGCCGTCCTGGGAATGGCCCTCACCGCTGGCGCGAGCCTTGCTGGAGCAACGGAATTGA
- a CDS encoding peptidylprolyl isomerase, whose amino-acid sequence MVVLKTTLGDITIELYPDKAPETVANFLQYVRDGHYNGTIFHRVIDGFMIQGGGFTPDMQQKPTRSPIRNEASNGLRNERGTIAMARTIEPHSATAQFFINVVDNDFLNFQSPDPRGYGYCVFGKVVSGMDVVDQIKAVATTTHGFHENVPLEPIIIREAVEVPR is encoded by the coding sequence ATGGTTGTTCTGAAGACCACGCTCGGCGACATCACCATCGAGCTCTACCCCGACAAGGCTCCTGAAACGGTAGCCAATTTCCTGCAATATGTACGCGATGGCCATTATAACGGCACCATTTTTCACCGTGTGATCGACGGATTCATGATCCAGGGTGGCGGGTTCACGCCAGACATGCAGCAGAAACCCACCCGCTCGCCGATCCGCAACGAAGCGTCCAACGGACTGCGGAACGAGCGGGGTACGATTGCGATGGCCCGAACAATCGAACCTCATAGCGCGACCGCCCAGTTTTTCATCAACGTGGTTGACAACGACTTTCTCAATTTTCAATCGCCCGATCCACGGGGATACGGCTACTGCGTATTTGGCAAGGTCGTTTCGGGTATGGATGTGGTGGATCAAATCAAGGCGGTCGCGACGACTACGCACGGGTTCCACGAAAATGTGCCGTTGGAACCGATCATCATAAGGGAAGCCGTGGAAGTGCCTCGATAG